From Pleurodeles waltl isolate 20211129_DDA chromosome 1_1, aPleWal1.hap1.20221129, whole genome shotgun sequence, a single genomic window includes:
- the LOC138299641 gene encoding acidic proline-rich protein PRP25-like: MEPAPATKKGKEPAPAAVTEPPPSAKVLQSSENAGAEQEPPTTTTTVQPSEGAGNEQKHLTNTTTVQPLEGVGAHQEPPTFTITEQPSEGAGAEQGPPTTTTTVQPKEGAGAEQEPPTTTTTVQPLEGAGAEQEPPTTTTTVQPSPPVDIIGSCLHGLLCGLPPPEPVGHSPT; this comes from the coding sequence atggagcctgcaccagccaccaagaaggggaaggagcctgcaccagcagctgtcactgagCCCCCACCTTCAGCCAAGGTTTTGCAGTCGTCAgaaaatgcaggggctgagcaggagcctcccacgaccaccaccacagtgcagccatcagagggtgcagggaatGAGCAGAAGCATCTCacgaacaccaccacagtgcagccattggagggtgtagGGGCTCATCAGGAGCCTCCCACATTCACCATCACagagcagccatcggagggtgcaggggccgaGCAGGggcctcccacgaccaccaccacgGTGCAGCCAAAGGAGGGTgccggggctgagcaggagcctcccacgaccaccaccacagtgcagccattggagggtgcaggggctgagcaggagcctcccacaaccaccaccacagtgcagccgtcaccacctgtGGACATCATaggatcctgcctccatgggctgctgtgcggcctgcccccgccagaaccagtggggcattcacccacctga